In Nocardia asteroides, the following proteins share a genomic window:
- a CDS encoding bestrophin-like domain — MFTWIYELPIWLDFLLITGTAVGLTVTAILLSRQAVQRAFGPENGWNETVTMVLTVGGVFYGLLLGLIAAATYESYDLAQSRVADEAAAIGTLYREVSAYPEPSRQLLRDDLTAYTRDVLDVVWPALQRGEEPMGGTALVTRFQGHLLEFRPATSAEEIVHAATIDQFARFDSDRRHRINATKGGIPDVLWWTILVGGAVNLVLLCLFILGKQAHLVLGGLFAFFLGAMIFLIAALDYPFRGDLSVSSEPFDSVYLNVMGP, encoded by the coding sequence ATGTTCACCTGGATATACGAGCTTCCGATCTGGCTGGACTTCCTCCTCATCACCGGCACCGCCGTGGGGTTGACGGTGACCGCGATCCTGCTCTCCAGACAGGCGGTCCAGCGTGCCTTCGGCCCCGAGAACGGGTGGAACGAGACCGTCACGATGGTGCTCACCGTCGGCGGGGTGTTCTACGGGCTGCTGCTCGGGCTGATCGCGGCCGCCACCTACGAGTCCTACGACCTCGCGCAGAGCCGGGTCGCCGACGAGGCCGCCGCGATCGGCACCCTCTATCGCGAGGTGAGCGCCTACCCCGAGCCGTCCCGGCAACTGCTGCGCGACGACCTCACCGCCTACACCCGCGACGTGCTCGACGTGGTCTGGCCCGCGCTGCAGCGGGGCGAGGAACCGATGGGCGGCACCGCGCTGGTCACCCGGTTCCAGGGCCATCTGCTCGAGTTCCGCCCGGCGACCAGCGCCGAGGAGATCGTGCACGCGGCCACCATCGACCAGTTCGCCCGGTTCGACTCCGATCGCAGGCACCGGATCAATGCCACCAAGGGCGGCATCCCCGACGTGCTCTGGTGGACCATCCTGGTCGGCGGGGCGGTGAACCTGGTGTTGCTGTGCCTGTTCATCCTGGGCAAACAGGCCCATCTGGTGCTCGGCGGGCTGTTCGCCTTCTTCCTCGGCGCGATGATCTTCCTGATCGCCGCCCTGGACTATCCCTTCCGCGGCGACCTCAGCGTGAGCAGCGAACCGTTCGACAGCGTCTACCTGAACGTGATGGGGCCTTGA
- a CDS encoding AMP-binding protein has protein sequence MVDISPKGVVGSMQRLLATAQNGLEVIRFGGLAHDVESSPFEVVERRRMYRLRHYFPDDTAAGRPVALLVPPLMVNADIWDVNAAGGAVGILHASGIDCWVVDFGSPATEEGGWERDLADHVLAVNSAIDTVCEATGSQVHLMGYSQGGMFAYQTTAYRYGKGVASIVTFGSPVDIVAGMPFGLPYGMVSEVADFLADHVMHRLPITESMVRIGFQMLDPVKTAKSRIDFLLQLHDREALLPKERQRRFLNSDGWVGYSGPAVADLLKQFVAHNRMMLGGFVIRDHPISLAELKCPILAFVGEVDDIGQPAAVRGIVRAAPNAEVYEASLVAGHFGLVAGSMATNHTWPMVRDWVTWMEGNGTLPEQITPMQEHVPSNAPRTAATRMVHTAASLAEAGAGVGKVLEGIAGNTIRGSVEIAGEAARALPRLTRLGMIQPHTRISLGKLLGEHAKRAPQKDLFLFDDRVHTNAAVEVRIDNVVRGLISVGVRPATRIGVVMETRPSALAAVAALSRLGAVAVLLAPGAELDRAMELTGVQTLITDPENLRLAAATGARVLVLGGGDTRQLSVPTGDRVIDLEQIDPSKVRVPAWFRPNPGLARELAFILVIGTGDRLEAKHITNHRWALSAFGTASAADLDRRDTVYCLAPLHHSSGLLVSLGGAIAGGSRIALARPMDMEPGRFAEEVHRYGVTVVTYTWTMLRDLLDAQVFPAGHNHPIRLFIGSGMPAGLWRRTLEQFTPARVLEFYASIDGDVVLANVPGTKIGSKGRPVPGTAQVELVAYDPVTEQILVGDDGFARRCADNEPGLLLGRSVDGGDLSDGGLRGVFRAGDAWWPTENLFRRDGDGDYWLVDRRDTVIRTARGPVFTQPIVDVLNDITPVDMEVAYGLTTPSGTLAAAALSVRSGFRIEPGDVTEAMRALAKNQRPDLVYVVDEIPRSTSFRPSATAVQAAGLPKAGPDTWIYNRDTDTYEVLTDAAAATLFGGE, from the coding sequence ATGGTGGATATCAGTCCAAAAGGTGTGGTCGGTTCGATGCAGCGGTTGCTGGCGACCGCGCAGAACGGGCTGGAGGTGATCCGCTTCGGCGGATTGGCGCACGATGTCGAGTCCTCGCCGTTCGAGGTCGTCGAGCGCAGACGCATGTACCGATTGCGCCACTACTTCCCCGACGACACGGCCGCGGGCCGTCCGGTGGCGCTGCTGGTGCCGCCGCTGATGGTGAACGCCGACATCTGGGACGTGAACGCGGCAGGCGGCGCCGTCGGGATCCTGCACGCGAGCGGAATCGACTGCTGGGTGGTCGATTTCGGCTCGCCCGCGACCGAGGAGGGCGGCTGGGAGCGCGACCTGGCCGACCACGTGCTCGCGGTGAACTCGGCCATCGACACCGTCTGCGAGGCCACCGGTTCCCAGGTGCACCTGATGGGCTACTCGCAGGGCGGCATGTTCGCCTACCAGACCACCGCCTACCGGTACGGCAAGGGCGTCGCCTCCATCGTCACCTTCGGCAGCCCGGTCGACATCGTCGCGGGCATGCCGTTCGGCCTGCCCTACGGCATGGTGTCCGAGGTCGCCGACTTCCTGGCCGATCACGTGATGCACCGGCTGCCCATCACCGAATCGATGGTGCGCATCGGGTTCCAGATGCTCGACCCGGTCAAGACCGCCAAGTCCCGGATCGACTTCCTGTTGCAGCTGCACGACCGGGAAGCGTTGCTTCCCAAGGAAAGGCAGCGCCGCTTCCTCAACAGCGACGGCTGGGTGGGCTATTCGGGTCCGGCGGTGGCCGACCTGCTCAAGCAGTTCGTCGCGCACAACCGGATGATGCTCGGCGGCTTCGTGATCCGCGATCATCCCATCTCCCTCGCCGAGCTGAAGTGCCCGATCCTGGCCTTCGTCGGCGAGGTCGACGACATCGGCCAGCCCGCCGCGGTGCGGGGCATCGTGCGCGCCGCGCCCAATGCCGAGGTGTACGAAGCGAGCCTGGTGGCCGGGCATTTCGGTCTGGTCGCCGGATCGATGGCCACCAACCACACCTGGCCGATGGTGCGCGACTGGGTCACCTGGATGGAGGGCAACGGCACGTTGCCCGAGCAGATCACGCCCATGCAGGAGCACGTGCCCAGCAACGCGCCCCGCACGGCCGCCACCCGGATGGTGCACACCGCGGCCTCGCTGGCCGAGGCGGGCGCGGGGGTGGGCAAGGTGCTGGAAGGCATCGCGGGCAACACGATTCGCGGGTCGGTCGAGATCGCCGGCGAGGCCGCGCGGGCCCTGCCGCGCCTGACCCGGCTGGGCATGATCCAGCCGCACACCCGGATCTCGCTGGGCAAGCTGCTCGGCGAGCACGCCAAGCGGGCGCCGCAGAAGGATCTGTTCCTCTTCGACGACCGGGTGCACACCAATGCCGCGGTCGAGGTGCGCATCGACAATGTGGTGCGCGGGCTCATCTCGGTGGGCGTGCGCCCGGCCACCCGGATCGGCGTGGTCATGGAGACCCGGCCCAGCGCGCTGGCCGCGGTCGCCGCGCTCTCGCGCCTCGGCGCGGTCGCGGTGTTGCTCGCGCCGGGTGCCGAGCTGGACCGCGCGATGGAGCTGACCGGCGTGCAGACGCTGATCACCGACCCGGAGAATCTGCGGCTGGCCGCGGCCACCGGGGCGCGGGTGCTGGTCCTCGGCGGCGGCGACACCCGGCAGCTGTCGGTGCCGACCGGTGACCGGGTGATCGACCTCGAGCAGATCGATCCGTCGAAGGTGCGGGTGCCCGCGTGGTTCCGGCCCAACCCCGGCCTGGCGCGCGAGCTCGCGTTCATCCTCGTCATCGGGACCGGTGACCGGCTCGAGGCCAAGCACATCACCAACCACCGGTGGGCGCTGTCGGCGTTCGGTACCGCCAGCGCGGCCGACCTCGACCGCCGCGACACCGTGTACTGCCTTGCGCCGCTGCATCATTCGTCCGGCCTGCTGGTGAGCCTGGGCGGCGCGATCGCCGGCGGCAGCCGGATCGCGCTGGCCCGGCCGATGGACATGGAGCCCGGCCGCTTCGCCGAGGAGGTGCACCGGTACGGCGTCACCGTGGTCACCTACACCTGGACGATGCTGCGCGACCTGCTCGACGCGCAGGTCTTCCCGGCCGGGCACAACCACCCGATCCGGCTGTTCATCGGCTCCGGCATGCCCGCGGGGCTGTGGCGGCGCACCCTCGAGCAGTTCACCCCGGCCCGCGTGCTCGAGTTCTACGCCTCGATCGACGGCGACGTGGTGCTGGCCAACGTGCCCGGCACCAAGATCGGCTCCAAGGGCCGGCCGGTGCCGGGGACCGCGCAGGTGGAACTGGTCGCCTACGACCCGGTCACCGAGCAGATCCTGGTCGGTGACGACGGGTTCGCGCGGCGATGCGCCGACAACGAACCGGGACTGCTGCTCGGCCGGTCGGTCGACGGCGGCGACCTGTCCGACGGCGGGCTGCGCGGGGTGTTCCGCGCCGGGGACGCGTGGTGGCCGACGGAGAACCTGTTCCGCCGCGACGGCGACGGCGACTACTGGCTGGTCGACCGGCGCGACACCGTCATCCGCACGGCGCGCGGCCCGGTGTTCACCCAGCCCATCGTGGACGTCCTCAACGACATCACCCCCGTCGACATGGAGGTCGCCTACGGGCTGACGACGCCGTCGGGCACGCTCGCCGCGGCCGCGCTGAGCGTGCGCAGCGGGTTCCGGATCGAGCCGGGTGACGTCACCGAGGCGATGCGGGCGCTGGCGAAGAACCAGCGTCCCGACCTGGTCTACGTCGTCGACGAGATCCCGCGCAGCACCAGCTTCCGGCCCTCGGCCACCGCGGTCCAGGCGGCGGGCCTGCCCAAGGCGGGCCCGGACACCTGGATCTACAACCGCGACACCGACACCTACGAGGTGCTCACCGACGCCGCGGCCGCCACGCTGTTCGGCGGCGAGTAG
- the rffA gene encoding dTDP-4-amino-4,6-dideoxygalactose transaminase codes for MTVLDSDHSHGDGQFTKSATAKIKAITGAAHTLLTTSCTHALELGALLLELGPEDEVIVPSFAFTSAATAMALRGSTCVFVDIDDSTGNIDPAAAAAAITDRTKAIVVMHYGGVAADMEPLLALAAQHGVAIIEDNAHGLGGTWRGRQLGTIGTLGTQSFHDTKNVHCGEGGALLLSDEILMGRAEIMREKGTDRARFLRGQVDKYSWQDIGSSYLPSELNAAVLDAQLAEFDTIQRQRHRVWDTYAAALPEWAARNDVRPMTVPADRGHTAHLFYLRMPTEDSRDGIIAHLAERGIVAPFHYIPLDSSPAGLKYGRTPVPCTRSANFSATIVRLPLWPLLSEDQLTRVVDAVTAYRV; via the coding sequence ATGACCGTGCTCGATTCCGATCACAGCCACGGCGACGGTCAATTCACCAAGTCGGCCACCGCGAAGATCAAGGCCATCACCGGCGCCGCCCACACGCTGCTCACCACCTCGTGCACGCACGCGCTCGAGCTGGGCGCGCTGCTGCTCGAGCTGGGCCCCGAGGACGAGGTGATCGTCCCGAGTTTCGCGTTCACCTCCGCGGCGACCGCGATGGCGCTGCGCGGGTCGACGTGCGTGTTCGTCGACATCGACGACAGCACCGGCAACATCGATCCGGCGGCCGCGGCGGCCGCGATCACCGATCGCACCAAGGCGATCGTCGTGATGCACTACGGCGGGGTGGCCGCCGACATGGAACCGCTGCTGGCGCTGGCCGCCCAGCACGGTGTCGCGATCATCGAGGACAACGCGCACGGCCTGGGCGGTACCTGGCGGGGCAGGCAACTGGGCACCATCGGCACGCTGGGCACCCAGAGCTTCCACGACACCAAGAACGTGCACTGCGGTGAGGGCGGCGCGCTGCTGTTGTCCGACGAGATCCTGATGGGCCGCGCGGAGATCATGCGGGAGAAGGGCACCGACCGTGCCCGCTTCCTGCGCGGCCAGGTCGACAAGTACTCCTGGCAGGACATCGGCTCGAGCTACCTGCCCAGCGAACTCAACGCCGCGGTGCTGGACGCGCAGCTGGCCGAGTTCGACACCATCCAGCGGCAGCGCCATCGCGTGTGGGACACCTACGCCGCCGCGCTGCCGGAGTGGGCCGCCCGCAACGACGTGCGCCCGATGACGGTGCCCGCCGACCGCGGTCACACCGCGCACCTGTTCTACCTGCGGATGCCCACCGAGGACAGCCGCGACGGCATCATCGCCCACCTCGCCGAGCGCGGCATCGTGGCACCGTTCCACTACATCCCGCTGGACTCGAGCCCGGCGGGCCTCAAGTACGGCCGCACGCCGGTCCCGTGCACCCGGTCGGCGAACTTCTCGGCCACGATCGTGCGCCTGCCGCTGTGGCCGTTGCTGTCGGAGGACCAGCTGACCCGCGTCGTCGACGCGGTCACCGCCTACCGGGTCTAG
- a CDS encoding glycosyltransferase has translation MHSVSVVVPVYRGEETIAALVTELDRLTGPSTTASGARFAVEEIILVHDNGPDRSDVVLQELARTYPQVRPVWLSRNFGQDAATIAGMAAARGDWIVTMDEDGQHDPAFVGDFLDAALASRADLVYSKPTNTRPHGFLRNLTSRGAKIVLATVFAFPDSTRFESFRLIRGDIGRQLAEVAANGVYLDVALTWVVGNAVQVPVVLRAEGRDESGYNYRRLFSLFWKMVLCSGTRGLRLVSMLGVTLALAGVIMAGVVIVQALTQDNHDPEGWASIIVVLLLCSGAILFSLGLIAEYLGVALHILVGKPLYLTVETPTPRPDTMLAPVGNHRVDAAVPAAATEKGHHE, from the coding sequence GTGCATTCGGTGTCGGTGGTCGTCCCGGTGTACCGCGGCGAGGAGACGATCGCGGCGCTGGTCACCGAGCTGGACCGGCTGACCGGCCCGTCCACCACGGCGTCGGGCGCGCGGTTCGCGGTCGAGGAGATCATCCTCGTGCACGACAACGGCCCCGACCGCTCCGATGTGGTGCTGCAGGAACTCGCGCGCACCTACCCGCAGGTGCGGCCGGTGTGGCTGAGCCGCAACTTCGGCCAGGACGCGGCGACCATCGCGGGCATGGCCGCGGCGCGCGGCGACTGGATCGTCACCATGGACGAGGACGGCCAGCACGATCCGGCCTTCGTCGGCGATTTCCTCGACGCGGCGCTGGCCTCGCGCGCCGACCTGGTCTACTCCAAGCCCACCAACACCCGCCCGCACGGTTTCCTGCGCAACCTCACCTCGCGCGGCGCGAAGATCGTGCTGGCGACGGTGTTCGCGTTCCCGGACTCGACGCGGTTCGAGAGTTTCCGGCTGATCCGCGGCGACATCGGGCGTCAGCTGGCCGAGGTCGCCGCCAACGGCGTCTACCTCGACGTGGCGCTGACCTGGGTGGTCGGCAACGCGGTGCAGGTGCCGGTGGTGTTGCGCGCCGAGGGCAGGGACGAATCCGGCTACAACTACCGGCGGCTGTTCTCGCTGTTCTGGAAGATGGTGCTGTGCAGCGGCACCCGGGGCCTGCGGCTGGTGAGCATGCTCGGGGTGACCCTCGCGCTGGCCGGGGTGATCATGGCCGGGGTGGTGATCGTGCAGGCGCTCACCCAGGACAACCACGATCCCGAGGGCTGGGCGTCGATCATCGTCGTGCTGCTGCTGTGCTCGGGGGCGATCCTGTTCTCGCTCGGCCTGATCGCCGAGTATCTCGGTGTGGCGCTGCACATCCTGGTGGGCAAGCCGCTGTACCTGACCGTCGAGACCCCCACCCCGCGCCCGGATACGATGCTTGCGCCGGTCGGGAACCATCGAGTCGACGCCGCGGTGCCGGCGGCCGCGACGGAGAAGGGTCACCACGAGTGA
- a CDS encoding membrane protein, with protein sequence MYLWGLITSLGVIAGYGAVLLANARHFYTDDTESQYVPLWVMLGRRLRDGDLPVMVPEHWMAGNYSIEEAGLLNPPQLLIDLIAPSVDNLVLYATVVKLIFAIILGLGVYRICLAYGSKVQWAALAGVSIPFTGWLLFFDEASWMTAFTGTAWMAHAWASGIRYARGPQLLAQRQPAGERVGYCGPISVFVYLYLAISVQYIFPAVEAGLMIGAVAVGELIYQKAWRPPLRLLAVSGLAALAGLATYLPSMLSAKVTWRGTAQINNDQFLTVPWSESLNASLPSTLPAFTSWWGYVQPLPVVYIAWFLIPALAFVDWGKARAAWRELSGLGLFAIAALMWTAGPGTIGPLRWPARVLPMVALGLLLLVCVLLGRFATFKDWRSRGIAGAVLIGLLWVRSFSADPHNWVTHVVAALVLAALGAGVVWLAVHRGTTAAVALAIVAVFPIAYFQVDRAQPTPMSWNLPGDRAAAMAAFPDFAGTTLQLGDRALIQPGERTLDGAYGSLVFGNYAKDLELTYVSGYTPNGHYWFGDMLCMRWDTSVCPDAYRRAFAVEPSTGKTIVDLMNVDRVVLQRALYPDARAQEAPAGWKWVDYPGHEKYIAVLEREDGLISTRNGRVSAVEGGTAVSVSESDTTSRVRVSSENGGRVVFARLGWPGYRVSIDGKDVPFKVVAKSFVAVDIPAGTRNGDLELTWRPPGWKIGGAAIVLGLLGLGLFQWLYLRGRKPEDEQQAPDAESIPDDDAELADAVR encoded by the coding sequence GTGTACCTGTGGGGCTTGATCACCTCCCTCGGAGTGATCGCGGGCTATGGCGCGGTTCTGCTGGCCAATGCCAGGCACTTCTACACCGACGACACCGAATCGCAGTACGTGCCGCTGTGGGTGATGCTCGGCAGGCGGCTGCGCGACGGCGATCTGCCGGTGATGGTGCCCGAGCACTGGATGGCGGGCAACTACTCGATCGAGGAAGCCGGCCTGCTGAATCCGCCGCAGCTGCTGATCGATCTGATCGCGCCCTCGGTGGACAACCTGGTGCTGTACGCGACCGTGGTGAAGCTGATCTTCGCGATCATCCTCGGGCTCGGCGTCTACCGGATCTGTCTGGCCTACGGCTCGAAGGTGCAGTGGGCGGCGCTGGCGGGTGTGTCGATCCCGTTCACCGGCTGGCTGCTGTTCTTCGACGAGGCCAGCTGGATGACCGCCTTCACCGGCACCGCGTGGATGGCGCACGCGTGGGCGTCGGGCATCCGCTACGCCCGTGGGCCACAACTGCTGGCGCAGCGGCAGCCCGCCGGGGAGCGGGTCGGCTACTGCGGGCCGATCTCGGTGTTCGTGTACCTGTACCTGGCCATCTCGGTGCAGTACATCTTCCCCGCCGTCGAAGCCGGCCTGATGATCGGCGCGGTCGCGGTGGGCGAGCTGATCTACCAGAAGGCCTGGCGGCCCCCGCTGCGGCTGCTGGCGGTGTCCGGGCTGGCCGCGCTGGCCGGCCTCGCGACCTACCTGCCCAGCATGCTGTCGGCCAAGGTGACCTGGCGCGGCACCGCCCAGATCAACAACGACCAATTCCTCACGGTGCCGTGGTCGGAATCGCTGAACGCCAGTCTGCCCTCCACACTGCCCGCCTTCACCTCCTGGTGGGGCTATGTGCAGCCGCTGCCGGTGGTCTACATCGCCTGGTTCCTGATCCCGGCCCTGGCCTTCGTCGACTGGGGCAAGGCGCGGGCCGCCTGGCGCGAGCTCAGCGGTCTCGGTCTGTTCGCGATCGCGGCGCTGATGTGGACCGCGGGCCCCGGCACCATCGGCCCGCTGCGCTGGCCCGCCCGCGTGCTGCCGATGGTGGCGCTGGGTCTGCTGCTGCTGGTGTGCGTGCTGCTGGGCCGGTTCGCCACGTTCAAGGACTGGCGCTCGCGCGGTATCGCCGGCGCGGTGCTGATCGGGCTGCTGTGGGTGCGGTCGTTCTCGGCCGACCCGCACAACTGGGTGACCCATGTGGTCGCCGCGCTGGTCCTGGCCGCGCTCGGCGCCGGGGTGGTGTGGCTGGCGGTGCACCGGGGCACCACGGCGGCGGTCGCGCTGGCGATCGTGGCGGTGTTCCCGATCGCGTACTTCCAGGTCGACCGCGCGCAGCCGACACCGATGAGCTGGAACCTGCCCGGCGACCGCGCCGCGGCCATGGCGGCGTTCCCCGACTTCGCGGGCACCACCCTGCAACTGGGTGACCGCGCGCTGATCCAGCCGGGGGAGCGCACCCTCGACGGCGCCTACGGCTCGCTGGTCTTCGGCAACTACGCCAAGGACCTCGAACTCACCTACGTCAGCGGCTACACCCCCAACGGGCACTACTGGTTCGGCGACATGCTCTGCATGCGCTGGGACACCAGCGTCTGCCCCGACGCCTACCGGCGCGCGTTCGCGGTGGAGCCGTCGACCGGGAAGACGATCGTCGACCTGATGAACGTCGACCGGGTCGTCCTGCAGCGCGCGCTCTACCCGGACGCCCGCGCTCAGGAAGCCCCCGCGGGCTGGAAGTGGGTCGACTATCCGGGCCACGAGAAGTACATCGCGGTGCTCGAACGCGAGGACGGCCTGATCTCCACCCGCAACGGCCGCGTCTCGGCGGTCGAGGGCGGCACCGCGGTCTCGGTGTCGGAGTCCGACACCACCAGCCGGGTGCGGGTCAGTTCGGAGAACGGTGGCCGGGTGGTGTTCGCCCGCCTGGGCTGGCCGGGCTACCGGGTGAGCATCGACGGCAAGGACGTGCCGTTCAAGGTCGTGGCGAAGAGTTTCGTCGCGGTCGACATCCCCGCGGGCACCCGCAACGGCGACCTGGAGCTGACCTGGCGTCCGCCGGGCTGGAAGATCGGCGGCGCCGCCATCGTCCTCGGCCTGCTTGGCCTCGGCCTGTTCCAGTGGCTGTACCTGCGCGGGCGCAAGCCCGAGGACGAGCAGCAGGCCCCCGACGCGGAGTCGATCCCCGACGACGACGCCGAACTCGCGGACGCGGTGCGATGA
- a CDS encoding GtrA family protein, translated as MTTEAVPAGGVLETPGPLLRIVKRQELAFAIVGGFNTLLGMALAVFWLGVLGDGRPGLAVVLAYAVSTVVAFVLHRTLVFRVRGHVLRDFVAFCGVNAGGLILNVILVEVAVTALGFPAAPASVVVMGLVAVLSFFGHRYISFRRAR; from the coding sequence ATGACCACCGAGGCGGTACCGGCGGGCGGGGTGCTGGAGACGCCGGGCCCGCTGCTGCGAATCGTGAAACGCCAGGAGCTGGCCTTCGCCATCGTCGGCGGGTTCAACACCCTGCTCGGCATGGCGCTCGCTGTGTTCTGGCTGGGCGTGCTCGGCGACGGCAGGCCCGGCCTGGCGGTGGTGCTGGCCTACGCGGTGAGCACGGTCGTCGCGTTCGTGCTGCACCGGACGCTGGTGTTCCGGGTCCGCGGGCACGTGCTGCGCGATTTCGTCGCCTTCTGCGGAGTGAACGCGGGCGGCCTGATCCTGAACGTGATCCTGGTGGAAGTGGCCGTGACCGCGCTGGGTTTCCCGGCGGCGCCCGCGTCGGTGGTCGTGATGGGACTGGTCGCGGTGCTCAGCTTCTTCGGGCACCGCTACATCTCGTTCCGGCGGGCGCGGTAG
- a CDS encoding Trm112 family protein — MAHESTIDATLLGLLACPQDKGPLQLVRTEADASVLYNPRLRRAYPIDNGIPVLLVDEARDVGEAEHEFFTAQS, encoded by the coding sequence ATGGCGCACGAATCCACCATCGACGCAACCTTGCTCGGCCTGCTGGCCTGCCCGCAGGACAAGGGCCCGCTGCAGCTGGTGCGCACCGAGGCCGACGCCAGCGTGCTCTACAACCCGCGTCTGCGCCGCGCCTACCCGATCGACAACGGCATCCCGGTGCTGCTGGTCGACGAGGCCCGCGATGTCGGCGAGGCCGAACACGAGTTCTTCACCGCCCAGTCCTGA
- a CDS encoding MFS transporter — protein sequence MRSTAVTAPRLGPDFTRLWASFGISTLGSRIALDSFALLAVTQLGVGAVGVAALAAIAPAAGALLAAPLGGWAESAPKRAVLIGADLVRCGLLASVGVAWFAGVLGYAQLVLVAALTAAATIVFTAARGALLRAVVPSDLLLPANSRLEATQWAVTATGPPAGGVLLGVFGPAITVVLDALSYLGSAWALGRIRTRAVTPDAAPDAGGAGVGWRIILADPALRWLCMNTCLVNGLIMGSAPVLTVLLIRDLGFATWQYGVMLGLPCLGGLAATRLTGPLVRRFGTSAVLRGAGVARVAWSAGLAWTPAGPAGMVLVLAVQTAIVASMAVFTPVFATYRLERVDRAVTTRVLTAWTVTGSAVVAVITVAVGVLAQLTDARTALAVTGLGLLASAAALFAVPLRTGR from the coding sequence ATGCGTAGCACCGCCGTCACGGCGCCCCGGCTCGGTCCCGACTTCACCCGTCTGTGGGCCTCGTTCGGGATCAGCACCCTCGGCAGCCGGATCGCGCTCGACTCGTTCGCCCTGCTCGCGGTCACCCAGCTGGGCGTGGGTGCGGTCGGGGTGGCGGCGCTGGCCGCGATCGCGCCCGCCGCGGGGGCGCTGCTGGCGGCACCGCTGGGCGGCTGGGCCGAGTCCGCGCCGAAACGGGCGGTGCTGATCGGCGCGGACCTGGTGCGGTGCGGGCTGCTGGCGAGTGTGGGAGTCGCCTGGTTCGCGGGCGTGCTCGGCTACGCGCAGCTGGTGCTGGTCGCCGCGCTCACCGCGGCGGCGACCATCGTGTTCACCGCCGCGCGCGGCGCGCTGCTCCGAGCCGTGGTGCCGTCCGACCTGTTGCTCCCGGCCAACAGCAGGCTCGAGGCGACCCAGTGGGCGGTGACCGCGACCGGCCCGCCGGCCGGCGGGGTGCTGCTCGGGGTGTTCGGGCCGGCGATCACCGTCGTGCTCGACGCGCTCAGCTACCTCGGCTCGGCGTGGGCGCTGGGCCGGATCCGTACTCGCGCGGTCACACCGGACGCCGCGCCGGATGCGGGCGGTGCCGGCGTCGGCTGGCGGATCATCCTCGCCGATCCGGCCCTGCGCTGGCTGTGTATGAACACCTGCCTGGTCAACGGGCTGATCATGGGCTCGGCGCCGGTGCTGACGGTGCTGCTGATCCGCGATCTCGGATTCGCCACCTGGCAGTACGGCGTGATGCTGGGCCTGCCGTGTCTCGGCGGACTCGCGGCCACGCGGCTGACCGGACCGCTGGTGCGGCGGTTCGGCACCTCGGCCGTGCTGCGCGGCGCCGGTGTCGCGCGGGTCGCCTGGTCGGCCGGCCTGGCGTGGACGCCGGCGGGACCGGCCGGGATGGTGCTGGTCCTGGCCGTACAGACCGCGATCGTCGCGTCGATGGCGGTGTTCACGCCGGTGTTCGCGACCTATCGGCTCGAACGCGTCGACCGGGCGGTCACCACGCGCGTGCTGACCGCGTGGACGGTCACCGGCAGCGCGGTCGTCGCGGTGATCACGGTGGCGGTCGGGGTGCTCGCGCAGCTGACGGACGCGCGGACGGCACTGGCGGTCACCGGGCTCGGATTGCTCGCCAGCGCCGCGGCGTTGTTCGCGGTACCGCTCAGGACTGGGCGGTGA